The genomic region GCCGTGACCGGAGGCGGCCACGAAGTTGGAGCCCACGTCGAGCGCGGGCGCATCCGCCACGACGAACGGCGTGCCGGACCTGAGCGCCTCGGTGATGGCCGCCGGGGCCACCGCGCGGCCCTCGTTGAGGAAGGTGTCGTCGGAGAAGTAGCCGAGCATCGCGACGCCATTGGTGGCCACGGCGGTGAAGCCGCTGCCGCCCGTCTCCGGCGGGAGCGTGCCCACCTTCAGCGCGGTGAACGGAGAGCTGTCCGTCTTCAGCGCGTAGACGGCCAGACCCGCCGACACCGTGTCGAGCCCACCGCCGTTGATGAGGAACGCGCCCGGCACGACGCCCGCGGAGAAGTTGCTCGGCGCGGAGACATAGGTGGAGTTGGCGGGCGCGGAGATGTCATACACGCCCACGGAGCCCGGGAAGCCCGCGCCGGACTTCGTGTAACCGGTGAGGACGCGTTGGCCATCCGTCTCCACGAAGGGACTGAGGAAGAGCTTGGTGCCAGCGGCCCGGTCAGCGGGAGCGGCCACGTCGAACAACTGCGCCGTTCCCAGCGACACCTGCGGCCATGTGCCCAGCGAGTACAGCGCGTGCGGCCCCGTGGAGCTGCCCGACACCACCGTGTAGAGCGAATACGTGGGGCCGGGCGTCACGCCCACCGGACCCGCGGACGCGGGAAGCGACGCGGACTCACCGGCCACGAAGCCCGACTGGAGCTGGAGCGTGCCCAGCTTCGGGTCGTAGGTGGTGGTCTCGCACGGATCCGTACCGGCGTCGGTCTCCGTGCCCGCGTCGGTGGTCGTACCGGCATCGGTCTCCGTGCCCGCGTCGGTGGTCGTACCGGCATCGGCGCCCGTGCCCGCATCCGTCGTCGTACCGGCGTCGGCGCCCGTGCCTGCATCCGTCGTCGTACCGGCGTCCGTGGTCGTGCCGGCATCAGTCTCCGTGCCTGCATCCGGCACGATGATGGACGTCAGCTCGCACTTGTTCTCGGCGCAGGTGAAGCGCTGTCCCGCGGGGACGGCACCCTGGTCGCGACAGTCGAAGTCATCGACGCACTCATCGCCGCAACCCGTGCTGGTCAGCGCCATCGCGAGGGTCGTCAGCACCCACGCGAAGCCCTGGAGTCCCCGTCCCGTCATCATCCGCTCTGTCTTCATCCGCGACTGCTCCCTTGCATCGCCCCCACGGGCGAGGTGAATCCAAGGGGCGTGGACGGAGAGCGGACCGCGAACGAGGGACACGTCAGGACACGACACGCCGCGCGAGCGGAAGACCTCCGTCACCTCCCCTCGGAGGCTCCGGTCTGGCCATGCCCGGAGGCATGGGTCGTGGCAGGTCTTCGGACTCACAGGCGCGGGAGGCCCTCATCGGGTCACCCACCTACTGGCCGTCGCTTCCCAGCCCACTGAAGGGCCAGTGCTTGCGAGGACGGCGTTCGTTCCTGCTCACCGCTGCGGGGCAGTCCCGGACTCACACCGGGTTCCCTTTAAACGCCGCACCCTGCGAGTGCGGCGTACCATCGACGCGCGCTGGAGTATGGCGGACGGCAGGGCTTGTCAACACAAGCAGGGTCAAAGCCTCACGGCACCGCGACGATGTCGATGGCATTGGAGATGCCACGCCGAGGGTCCACCGGACACGCATCCAGCGCCGGACCCGCTGCTTGCGGTGTGGAGTTGCCGCGCCGCTCGACGAACTGGCCATCGCGCACCTCCACCACGAACACGCGGCCCGCGTTCACATCCGTGACGTACACCGCGTTGCCCACCACCGCGAGCCGTCCTCCCACCGCGAGGTCGCAGCCGTTCTCCGGCCCCCCGGTGCAGCCCGGCGACAGCGCATACGACGCCACGGGCTTGTCATCCTTCACCAGCACCAGCCCCGTGGCCCGAACCGCCTTGGCGCGGTAGCCACTCGCGGTGTCGAACACCGCCTCGCCCAGGCAACTCACCACCAGCTGGTCGCCCACCGCCTGCACGTCGCCCGCGTTGAGGCAATCCTTCGCGCCCAGGTCGATGGCATGCACCCCACCATCCGCGGGGTCGATGCGCGCGAGCATCCCGGGCCCGTTGGGCAGATAGTCATTCGCGGGGTTCAGGTTGGTGAGCGCGACATACACGCCCGAGTCCACGGACACCGCCGCGTACGGAAGCGCCATCGTCGTCCCGCCATCGAAGGACTTCAGGTCCAGGCCCGTGAGCGGAACGGTGTCCACGAGCCGGGGCTTCTCCGGGTCGCTCACGCTGACGCGAGCCACGGCATTGCCCTGCTTGAAGTCGGAGCCGGCCGTGCCGAACAGCGGGATGTAGAACGTGTCGCCGCGCTTCGCGATGACCTGCGGGCTGGTGTTCGCGCCCAGGTTCACCTGCCCCACCGTGCGCAATCCCAACCCACCGCCCTGCGCGGCCCCTTCCCGCTTGAGCACCTGGAGCGTGTTGTTCACCGAGTCGAGGACATACACATACGGAGGGTCCACGAAGATGTCATTGGGCGAAGCCGCCACCGCGCCCAGCGAGTCCTCCTCCGCCACCGTCCCCAGCGCACCCGCCGGTGCCTGCGACAGCACCGAGCGCGCCGCGTCCGCCGCCAGCACCACGCCATCCCAAGCCGCCAGCGACTGCACGCCCGAGCCGAACTGCCGCCGGGGCCCCATCCGGTCCGTCCCCGCCTGGATGCCCACGAGCTGCCCGTTGGTGTAGCAGGCCGTCACCACGTCATACAGGCACCGGCCCGAGTGGCAGGACTGCACGTCCGGGCACGCCGCGCCGCAAGCGCCACAGTTGAGCGGATCATTCGCGAGCACGACGCAGCTGTCCCCGCACCGCTCCGCACCGGCGGAGCATCCCTCGCGGCAGGTACCGGATTCGCAGACCTGGCCGGACGGACACGCGGCGCCGCAAGCGCCACAGTTCAGCGGGTCGCTCGCGAGCGCGACACACGCGTCACCACACGTCTCCGTGCCCGACTGGCATCCGCAAACGCCCGCCTGACACGTCTCCCCTGCTACGCACGACGCGCCACACGCGCCGCAGTTCGACGGGTCGCCCTGGAGGTCCACGCATTCGGCGCCGCAGACGCTGAGGCCGGACGTGCACAGGACCTTCTCCTCAGGGCAGCCGGTGAGGAGCGCCGCCGCCAGGGCCGACAGCAGCAGCGCGAGCCGAGCATCAGGGAGGGGATGCGACATGGGAGTCCTCGGAGGGAGAAGGGTCGAGCGCCACGGAGAGCGTCACGTAGGCAGCGCGGCCGGGCAGCGGCATGCCGGTGTAGTCGGCGGTCCGCGCATCGAGCAGGTTCTTCACGTCGAACGACACGGTGAGGTCCGGCCGGTGCAGGAAGGTGCTGGAGGCCCCCACGCTCACCCAGGTGCGCGAAGGAAGGGACAGCCGAGCTTCGCCCACGCGGTTGATCAATTGTGAGGACTGGACGAGGACTTCGGTGCGGCCATTGAGCCAGTCCGGTCCTACGCGCAACCGGCCCACCCACTTGTGGCGAGGGCGATACGGCAACTCCTTGCCGAAGTAGCGAGGGTCGCCGTAGCGGTTCTGCGTGCGGGTCCACGCATAGCTGCTGGTGACGGTGAGCCACGCGCGGGGCCGCGCCTCCAGCTCCACCTCCGCGCCCCACACGCGAGCGGCGGCGAAGTTGTAGGGCTTGGCGAGATTCGGGGGGTACAGCTCGTAGGCGATGAGGTTTTCGTACACCGCCGCGAAGCCGCCCGCGGTGACGTTCCAGATGTCGTCGCGCCACAGGGCCGCGGCGTCCACGGACAGGGCGCGCTCGGGCTTGAGCTCCGGGTTGGGCAGCAGCAGACCCTGACGGATGTAGAGCTCCAGGAACGACGGCGCGCGGTGGGACTGACCCGCGTTGGCGCGCACGCCGAAGCCGTGGCCCAGGTCCACGCTCGCGCCCAGCTTGGGCGACAGGAGCGAGTAGTGCCCCACGCGCTCCACGCGCACTGAAGGCACCAGCTTCAGGCGTTCGGAGAACAGGGACAGTTCGTCCATGGCCATGACGCTCGCGCGCCACCACGACGCGGCCTGCCCGCCCACGGCCTGCGTGACGGACTCCGATGATCCGGCCAGCGTGACGGCGAGCGCATTGCGCCCCAGCACCGCGCGCCCCTCCACCTCCACGCCGCCCACCGTGTAGCGCTGCGCGCCGGAGTCCACCCCTGTGGAGCCACCAGCGACATCCAGCCAGTCGCGACGGAAGAAGCCGCGAGCACTGCCCTCGCCCGTGTCACCGAAGGGCCGTGCCCAACGAGCGCCCAGCGACAGTCGCGTCTGGTCCTGGCGTCGGGACACGGTGGGATTCTGAACGGTGCCCGCGAGCGCGCGGTCCTCCAGCGACAGCTCGGCGAGCACATCCACGCGTCCGCCGCCGTCCAGGCCATGCCGGTACTTCAGGAGCGCACCGCCGCCGCGAGCGTCATTGCGCGTGCGCACCTCCTGCGTGAGCGGGTTGTCGTCCAGCGCGGGCAGTTCGTCCACGCGGTAGCTGAAGTCGCCCTGGGAACGGCCGCCATGCAGCAACACCAGCGCCTGCCCCTCGAGCAGCGCGCCCGACGCGGCGACGTGGGCCATCACGGTGTCGAAGCTGCCGTAGGTGACCTCTCCGCTGGAGAGCAGCCGTGACGAAGGCGCTCGGGTGACGAGGTTGACCGCGCCGCCCAGTCCGCCCGCGCCGTAGCGGGCACCTGCCGCGCCGCGGAGGATCTCCATCCGCTCCAGCAGCGCGACGGGGATGAGCGACAGGTCCGCGACGCCGCCCGCGCCGTTGAGCGGGATGCCGTCCAGGAACACGAGCACGCCATTGGACGAAGCGCCGCGAACCACCAGGCTCTTGCTCTGCCCGTATCCGCCGGAGTCCTGCACGACGAGGCTCGCGGATCCGCCGAGCAGCTCCGCGGTGTCGCGCGCTTCGCCCGCGCGCTCGCGAGCATTGATGACGGTGATGGCGCCGGTGGGGTCGCGGCGTCGAGCGGAGTCGACGGGTGCTTCGGGGACTTCCTTGCCGATGACCTCCACGGTGGGGAGGACGAACTCAGGAAGCGGCGGCTCGCTGCTCTCGGGCGCAGGCGTTTCCTGCCCGGCCCGGGCCTGTCCCTGGAAGCTGAGCACCAGACCGACGACGGTCCGGGCGAGAAGCGAGCGCAACATGCTCCGCCTTCCGCTCCCTCCGTCGAAGAGAGAAGGCCTCACGGCAGCACCGCTGCCGCACCCCTGGGCAGGTCTCCTGGCTGACAGGCTCCAGACGTGGGCGCACGCTGCACCCTTCTGGAAGGAACCCTCCACCTTCCCTTCGCATCCGCTGACGCGAAAGTGGTGACAGCCGAGGCTTCCGGCCCTGGACCTCAGGGCAACCCGTTCACAGTGGCGGGACCGCGCCGGACTCGCACCGGCTTCCCTCTTGAAGGCCCGGCATGGGCACCCAAGGGCCCGGCCCTTCTAGGAGGTCACCCCCAGCCCGTCAAGGCACGGGCGCCGACGCGCCGTAGCGCAGTCCGTCGATGAGCAGGTCGACCATCCTGCGAGTGAAGCCGGGGCCGACCTCCGCGACAGGAACGCAGAGATTCGCCACGCCACGCAGGAGTTCGTACGCGTTGACGTCCTTGCGCACCTGCCCTGCCGCCGCCGCCGCGCCGAGCAGCGACTGAAGCACCGGTTCGAGGTGCTCCCGGAAGTACGCGGGCAGCGCCTGATACGCCGGATCCTGGGCATTGAGCGACGCGGCAAGCCCTCGCTTGGTGGCGATCAGGCTCGTGAACCGGTGAAGCCACCGCGTCAGCGCTTCGAACGCCTCATGCTCGCGCGCCAGCGCCGGGGCTTCGGCCGCGCATGCGTCGATTTCGCGCCGGTACACGGCGGCGATCAAATCGGCCCGCTGTGGAAAGTGCCGATACACCGTCGCGATGCCGACGCCAGCACGGCTCGCGATCTCGCGGACGGGCGCGTCGACTCCGGACTCGGCGAACACGGCCTTCGCCGCCTCAAGCAGCGAGTCGAGGTTCCGCTGGGCATCCGCTCTGGGTGTCTTCTTCATCGCCTTGACAAACGGAACATCGTTCCGCATATGAAAGTCCGCACCGGAACAACGTTCCGTATAGCCCAACCGCAAGAGGAGAGGAAGCCATGACCCCGACCCACCGCACGACGCAACTCGGCATGACAGGCCCGCGGGTATTCCCCATCGCGCTCGGCTGCATGGGCATGTCCGGGGCGTACGGGCCGTCCGACGAGGCCGAGAGCATCGCGACGGTCCGCGAGGCGATCGACCGAGGGGTGACGCTGCTGGACACCGCCGACTTCTACGCCAGCGGACACAACGAGTTGCTCATCCGCCGCGCGATCGAAAGCCAGCGCGACAAGGCGCGGCTCTCGGTGAAGTTCGGGGCCATGCGGGGGCCGGACGGGGTCCCAGTGGGCTTCGATGGTCGCCCCGCGGCGGTGAAGAACTTCGTCACGTACAGCCTGCAGCGGCTCGGCGTCGATTACATCGACGTCTATCGCCCCGCCCGGCTGGACCCGACCGTGCCGATTGAAGACACGGTGGGCGCGATCGCCGACCTGGTGAAGGGCGGCTACGTGCGAAGCATCGGGCTCTCCGAAGTGAGCGCCGAGACGATCCGCCGCGCGGCGAAGGTGCACCCCTTGAGCGACCTGCAGATTGAGTACTCGCTCATCACGCGCGAGCCTGAGAAGACCCTCTTCCCCACGCTCACCGAGCTGGGCATGAGCGCGACGCTTTACGGCGTGCTCTCCCGCGGACTGTTGACGGGCGCGAAGGTGGAGGGTGCCCGCATGCACTATCCTCGCTTTGCTGGTGAAGCGGGCCAACGCAACGCAGCAACCGTCGCGCGCTTCCATGCGTACGCCGCGGAGCGCGGGATGACGCCCGCGCAGCTCTCCGTGGCGTGGGTGCTGGCGAAGCAACCGGCGTTCGTGCCCGTGGTCGGCGCACGCACGCGCAAGCAGCTCATCGACGTGCTCGGCGCGCTGGAGAAGCCCCTGTCGCCCGACGACGTGGCCGCCGTAGAGGCGATCCTTCCGAAAGAGGCGATCGCTGGTACGCGCTACCCTGAGCAGCAGATGAAGCTGCTCGACAGCGAGCGCTGAGACGACGTCCATGGGAGACGGGCGTGGGAGGCCATCCGCCTTCCGCGTCAGGAGCGTGCCTCCAATTGTCTCCGCACCGCGGAGACAATCCGGCCGCCATCCCTGCTCCTCGGTAACCGCGGTGCGGAGGCCACGTCCCGACTCTCACCGCGCAAGACACGCACTGGAGCATCCACGCCCATCCTCGCGCGTGGACGCCGCGAGCACCGCCGCACGGTGCGCTGACTTCACTTCAGAGGAGCACGCCGCTGGCACGCGGGCTGCTCAAGCCCGGACGCGACCTCAGGCGGTCGAGCCAGCGAGGTGCCCGGGCCGTGGTGGCGCGGGATTCTGAAGGGGGAAGCGTGTCGATGCTGATGGCGGGGAAGCGGTTGGCGGTGTTCTCCATCCGCGAGGGCAAGGGCGGGAGCATCTGGGTGCGCGCGGGCAGCGCGTTCGTCAACAAGGACGGTTCGCTCAACGTCCTGCTGGACGTGCTGCCCCTGGACGGGAAGCTGCACGTGCGCGAGGCGGCGGAGAAGCGCGACACGGCGGCCGGCAGCCGCTTCGGCGGCGAGCCTTCGCTGGAGGCGGGCGCGGAGGGCCACTCGTGAAGTGGGCCTGGGCGTGGGTGTTGGGCTGCGTGCTGATGGGGCCGGGGCGTGCGGATGCCGCCAGCCCGCGCATGCAATACGTGGGGGTGGTCAACCTGAACGAAGCCACGGCGGCGGAGCTGGACCTGCTGCCGGGCGTGGGTGAGAAGGCGGCGCAGCGCATCCTCGAGCACCGCAAGAAGCGGCCCTTCGGTCGCGTCGAGGAGCTGGTCCGGGTCAAGGGCTTCGGCAAGAAGAAGTTCCTCAAGCTGAGGGCCCACCTGGCCCTCACCGGCCCCACGACGCTCAAGAAGGAGCAGGTCCCCGCCCCCCTGCCGCCGGGAAGGGAGGCAAGCGCCACGAACCCATGACAAATACAACCATCGGTTGAGTCAGGCTCAGGAAGGCCGCCATTCCCAGGTCCCAGCAAGCCCCGGGGATGGCGGCTTTCCGCCGACTCCCAAGGCCTCCAGTCAGGCGGCCCCATCCTGACGCGAGCACCCATTCCGGATTTTGCTGGAACGCCCAAGCCGACGCGCTAGGACACGCCCACCTTTGGAACACAACGGAAAGACAGGGAGGCATGAGGTGAGGGAGGATGCGCCCATGAAGGACATACAAGCCCCGGAGTCGATACAAGGCCCGGACGGCAGCAGGTCCCGGGGTCCGCAACAGCCGCAGCCGTTGGGCGAGGTGCTGGAGTTCATGCGCCTCCTGTGGGCCGTGGATCATGGTCTGCAGTCCACGTCCAAGCGGATGGAGTCCACGCTGGGACTCACCGGCCCGCAGCGGCTGGTCATCCGCCTGGTGGGCCGCTTCCCAGGCATCACCGCCGGCGCGCTCGCCAACATCCTCCACGTGCACCCCAGCACGCTCACCGGCGTGCTCAAGCGCTTGGAGAAGCGCGGGCTGCTGGAGCGCAAGTCGGATCCGCTCGACGGTCGCAAGGCGCTCTTCGCGCTCACCGACTCTGGCCGCGCGCTGGACATCCCGTCCGAGGGCACCGTCGAGTCCGCCGTTCAGCGCGTGCTCGCCCGCCTGCCCCGCGACCGCATCGTCGTCACCCAGGAAGCACTCAAGGCGCTCGCCGAGGAGCTGGGCGGCCTCTCCGCGCCCCTGGAGGACACCCCGACTCCGTCCCGCCCCATCCCTCCCGCCGAAGGCTGAGCGCGTCCCCTTGCCCTCCCACCGTCCCCACCGGACGGGGAGGGCCCGGGTCCCCCTTCCGCGTTGTCCCCAGAACCCTGCCGTCCGCCCCCCTTCGTGCGGCGGACACAGGCTCCTCCCTTTCTGTCCTCCGCCCCGGCGATGCACGCGCGAAGACGGCGGGAGTGCGTCACAATTGGGAAATAGCCCGCCCCGCCCGGGGTTGGCTCGCGACCGACGAGCGGACAAGCCAGCGTGAACCTCGAGACACCGCAGAGCCCAGCCCCCGAGCTGCCGCCCCCGCCGCCTCCTCCGGCCCCGCCTCCCCAGGCCCGGCGTGAATCGCGCGCCGGAGGCGTGGCGGAGCTGCTCGCCCAGGTGCGCGCCCGCCAGCGCCGCCAGCTCTGGGCCCAGGGACTTCTGCTGGGCGCCGTCGCGGCCCTCGTGCTCCTGTTCGCCACGGGCCTCCTGGGCCGGGCGGTGCCGGGGCTCGCCCAGGGACTCATGTGGCTCGCCCTGCCCGTGGGCGCGGCGGTGGCTTACGTCTTCGGCGTCGTGCTCGCGCACCGGCAGGTGGGCGACGACGCGCGCACCGCCCGGCTCGTGGGCCAGCGCCGCCCGGAGCTGTCGCTGGATGTGCTCGCCGCGGTGGAGCTGTCGCGCGAGCGCCGTGAGGAGGCCGGCTGGTCCCCCCAGCTCGCGGACGCGTTCCTGAGGCAGATGGACGAGCGCGCCCGCACGGTGGACCCCGGGCTCGTGGTGGACCGCCAGCCGCTGCGCCGCGTGGCCATGGCGTGCGGCGGCGTGGTGCTGACGCTCGCGGTGCTGATGTTCTTCGTGGGCGGCCGGTGGGCCGCGGGCTGGAAGCACCTGCGCGAGCAGGCCGCGCGTCCGGAGACCGCCGCGCAGGCGGAGCCCATCACCGGCGACATCGAGCTGACCTACCGCTATCCCGCGTACACCGGCCTCGCGCCGCGCACCGTGCCCGGCACCAACGGCGAGGTCAGCGCGCCCGCCGGCACCGAGGTCGCGCTGAAGACGCGCTCGGACCGCCCCATCGAGCGCGCGGAGGTCGTCGTCAACGACCAGGTGCTGCCCCTCACCGTCACCGGCGGCCGCGAGCTCACCGGCAGCTTCGTCGCGAAGCAGGGCGGCCATTACCACTTCGTCTTCTATGCCTCGCGCGCGAAGCCGCTCGCGGTGGGCCCGGACATCCCCCTCACCGTGGAGGCGGACAAGGCCCCCCAGGTGACGCTGCTCACGCCATCCACGGAGATTGAAGTCGACCCCGGCCAGACGGTGACGCTCAAGTTCGAGGCCACCGACGACTACGGCCTGTCCGGTCTGGCGCTGGTGTACCGCATGCCCGGCGCGAAGCAGGAGACGCGCGTGAACCTGCCGCGCGAGGACAGCCGCCGCAGCCGGGGCACCTTCAACTGGGACCTGGGCCCGCTCAAGCCCGCCCCCGGCGACCGCATCACCTACTACGTGGAGGCGAAGGACAACGACGCGGTGGAGGGCCCCAAGAAGGGCGTCAGCCGCACGCAGACCCTGCGCGTCTACAGCGCCGCCGAGCACCGCCGCGCCGCGCTTGAGAAGGCCGAGGTCCTGTGGGGCCGCCTGGTGGACCACCTGGCGGACCGCCTGGAGGGGCCCGACCGCGCGAAGCAGAAGG from Corallococcus exiguus harbors:
- a CDS encoding MXAN_6577-like cysteine-rich protein, whose amino-acid sequence is MSHPLPDARLALLLSALAAALLTGCPEEKVLCTSGLSVCGAECVDLQGDPSNCGACGASCVAGETCQAGVCGCQSGTETCGDACVALASDPLNCGACGAACPSGQVCESGTCREGCSAGAERCGDSCVVLANDPLNCGACGAACPDVQSCHSGRCLYDVVTACYTNGQLVGIQAGTDRMGPRRQFGSGVQSLAAWDGVVLAADAARSVLSQAPAGALGTVAEEDSLGAVAASPNDIFVDPPYVYVLDSVNNTLQVLKREGAAQGGGLGLRTVGQVNLGANTSPQVIAKRGDTFYIPLFGTAGSDFKQGNAVARVSVSDPEKPRLVDTVPLTGLDLKSFDGGTTMALPYAAVSVDSGVYVALTNLNPANDYLPNGPGMLARIDPADGGVHAIDLGAKDCLNAGDVQAVGDQLVVSCLGEAVFDTASGYRAKAVRATGLVLVKDDKPVASYALSPGCTGGPENGCDLAVGGRLAVVGNAVYVTDVNAGRVFVVEVRDGQFVERRGNSTPQAAGPALDACPVDPRRGISNAIDIVAVP
- a CDS encoding TonB-dependent receptor plug domain-containing protein, giving the protein MLRSLLARTVVGLVLSFQGQARAGQETPAPESSEPPLPEFVLPTVEVIGKEVPEAPVDSARRRDPTGAITVINARERAGEARDTAELLGGSASLVVQDSGGYGQSKSLVVRGASSNGVLVFLDGIPLNGAGGVADLSLIPVALLERMEILRGAAGARYGAGGLGGAVNLVTRAPSSRLLSSGEVTYGSFDTVMAHVAASGALLEGQALVLLHGGRSQGDFSYRVDELPALDDNPLTQEVRTRNDARGGGALLKYRHGLDGGGRVDVLAELSLEDRALAGTVQNPTVSRRQDQTRLSLGARWARPFGDTGEGSARGFFRRDWLDVAGGSTGVDSGAQRYTVGGVEVEGRAVLGRNALAVTLAGSSESVTQAVGGQAASWWRASVMAMDELSLFSERLKLVPSVRVERVGHYSLLSPKLGASVDLGHGFGVRANAGQSHRAPSFLELYIRQGLLLPNPELKPERALSVDAAALWRDDIWNVTAGGFAAVYENLIAYELYPPNLAKPYNFAAARVWGAEVELEARPRAWLTVTSSYAWTRTQNRYGDPRYFGKELPYRPRHKWVGRLRVGPDWLNGRTEVLVQSSQLINRVGEARLSLPSRTWVSVGASSTFLHRPDLTVSFDVKNLLDARTADYTGMPLPGRAAYVTLSVALDPSPSEDSHVASPP
- a CDS encoding TetR/AcrR family transcriptional regulator, with the protein product MRNDVPFVKAMKKTPRADAQRNLDSLLEAAKAVFAESGVDAPVREIASRAGVGIATVYRHFPQRADLIAAVYRREIDACAAEAPALAREHEAFEALTRWLHRFTSLIATKRGLAASLNAQDPAYQALPAYFREHLEPVLQSLLGAAAAAGQVRKDVNAYELLRGVANLCVPVAEVGPGFTRRMVDLLIDGLRYGASAPVP
- a CDS encoding aldo/keto reductase, with the translated sequence MTPTHRTTQLGMTGPRVFPIALGCMGMSGAYGPSDEAESIATVREAIDRGVTLLDTADFYASGHNELLIRRAIESQRDKARLSVKFGAMRGPDGVPVGFDGRPAAVKNFVTYSLQRLGVDYIDVYRPARLDPTVPIEDTVGAIADLVKGGYVRSIGLSEVSAETIRRAAKVHPLSDLQIEYSLITREPEKTLFPTLTELGMSATLYGVLSRGLLTGAKVEGARMHYPRFAGEAGQRNAATVARFHAYAAERGMTPAQLSVAWVLAKQPAFVPVVGARTRKQLIDVLGALEKPLSPDDVAAVEAILPKEAIAGTRYPEQQMKLLDSER
- a CDS encoding helix-hairpin-helix domain-containing protein; this translates as MGPGRADAASPRMQYVGVVNLNEATAAELDLLPGVGEKAAQRILEHRKKRPFGRVEELVRVKGFGKKKFLKLRAHLALTGPTTLKKEQVPAPLPPGREASATNP
- a CDS encoding MarR family winged helix-turn-helix transcriptional regulator, coding for MKDIQAPESIQGPDGSRSRGPQQPQPLGEVLEFMRLLWAVDHGLQSTSKRMESTLGLTGPQRLVIRLVGRFPGITAGALANILHVHPSTLTGVLKRLEKRGLLERKSDPLDGRKALFALTDSGRALDIPSEGTVESAVQRVLARLPRDRIVVTQEALKALAEELGGLSAPLEDTPTPSRPIPPAEG